In Curtobacterium sp. L6-1, a genomic segment contains:
- a CDS encoding helix-hairpin-helix domain-containing protein, whose product MSRFALSPRAGLVLVGVVLVVAVAVVLLGGGGAAGSGVGGGGAGVTVVSGAPTVVGEPGDAGASSGGSTGAGGPGGAGGRGGARGAGGSGSGAGAGVGAGRGASGAASGPAGIAVVYVVGAVAHPGVVRVPVGERVSDALDAAGGAGGDADLTRLNLARPVVDGERVYVPRVGETEVPAELRPGGAVVGSGAAGGGGPAGAGGAVGGAAGSGVGGTVGEDAVVDLNAADTTALETLPGIGPALAQRILAWREEHGGFRSVEDLLEVSGIGDGRFAELRDRVRV is encoded by the coding sequence ATGTCCCGCTTCGCGCTCTCGCCCCGTGCCGGCCTGGTGCTCGTGGGGGTCGTGCTGGTCGTCGCGGTGGCGGTGGTCCTGCTGGGCGGCGGCGGTGCGGCGGGCAGCGGTGTGGGCGGCGGTGGCGCGGGTGTCACCGTGGTCTCGGGGGCGCCGACGGTCGTGGGGGAGCCGGGCGACGCCGGGGCGTCCTCGGGCGGTTCGACGGGCGCTGGTGGTCCCGGCGGCGCTGGCGGCCGTGGTGGCGCCCGTGGAGCCGGGGGGTCCGGCAGTGGTGCTGGTGCTGGTGTCGGTGCGGGCCGTGGTGCGTCGGGTGCTGCGTCCGGTCCGGCGGGGATCGCCGTCGTGTACGTCGTCGGTGCGGTGGCCCACCCCGGGGTCGTCCGGGTGCCGGTGGGCGAGCGGGTGTCGGACGCCCTCGACGCGGCCGGGGGCGCCGGGGGTGACGCGGACCTGACCCGCCTCAACCTGGCGCGCCCCGTCGTGGACGGCGAGCGGGTGTACGTGCCCCGGGTCGGGGAGACCGAGGTCCCTGCCGAGCTGCGGCCGGGCGGCGCGGTGGTCGGCAGCGGTGCGGCTGGCGGGGGCGGTCCGGCGGGTGCGGGCGGTGCTGTCGGCGGTGCGGCCGGATCCGGCGTCGGTGGGACCGTTGGCGAGGACGCGGTCGTCGACCTCAACGCGGCGGACACGACGGCGCTCGAGACCCTGCCGGGGATCGGTCCGGCGCTGGCGCAGCGGATCCTGGCGTGGCGGGAGGAACACGGCGGCTTCCGCTCGGTCGAGGACCTGCTCGAGGTCAGCGGCATCGGGGACGGCCGGTTCGCCGAACTGCGGGACCGGGTGCGCGTGTGA
- the leuS gene encoding leucine--tRNA ligase, whose amino-acid sequence MTIEQHVEDPHTYDFRRIQEKWQARWEELGLFTADPDDTRPRKYILEMFPYPSGDLHMGHAENWALGDFVARYWRQQGFNVLHPIGWDSFGLPAENAAIKRGVDPKDWTYANIAQQKASFKRYAPSFDWSTEIHTSDPEYYKWNQWLFLKMYEKGLAYRKDSWVNWDPVDQTVLANEQVLPDGTSDRSGAVVVKKKLTQWYFKITDYADRLLDDLNQLEGRWPSKVIAMQRNWIGRSVGADVDFVIEGRDEPVTVFTTRPDTIHGVTFLVVAPDSDLAAELVDDPSVDDATRAAFQEYLVATQKASDIDRQNADRPKTGVPLGRTAVHPLTGERLPLWAADYVLADYGHGAVMAVPAHDQRDLDFARAFDLPVTVVVDTNQPVTGAIPVIPEGATLEDLPSLDPATTGEALTGQGRMINSGPLDGMSKQHAITAAIGLLEERGTGRAAKTYRLRDWLISRQRFWGTPIPIIHGEDGSQYPVPEDQLPVVLPDTEGLDLKPKGTSPLGGATDWVNVPNPVDGSPARRDPDTMDTFVDSSWYFLRFLSPQDETQAFDPALVNKWAPVDQYIGGVEHAILHLLYARFVTKVLFDLGYLDFTEPFSALLNQGMVLSGGSKMSKSKGGVSLGDELDAHGVDAIRLVMGFAGPPEDDINWEDVSPAASARFLARAYRIAVDVTSTPDAVWSTGDRAVRQATHRFLADAPGLMESFKFNVVIARLMDLVNVTRKAIDSGPGAADPAVREAAETIALGLSVFAPYTGEEMWQTLGYDSPVATFGWRKADPTLLVQETLTAVVQVNGKVRDSFEVSKSIEADELEQLARSSAAVQRYIGDREIVKVIVRAPKLVNIAIKG is encoded by the coding sequence GTGACCATCGAGCAGCACGTCGAGGACCCGCACACCTACGACTTCCGGCGCATCCAGGAGAAGTGGCAGGCACGGTGGGAAGAGCTCGGCCTCTTCACCGCCGACCCCGACGACACCCGCCCGCGCAAGTACATCCTCGAGATGTTCCCGTACCCGTCCGGCGACCTGCACATGGGCCACGCCGAGAACTGGGCCCTCGGTGACTTCGTGGCACGGTACTGGCGCCAGCAGGGATTCAACGTGCTGCACCCGATCGGGTGGGACTCGTTCGGTCTGCCCGCCGAGAACGCCGCCATCAAGCGCGGGGTCGACCCCAAGGACTGGACCTACGCGAACATCGCGCAGCAGAAGGCGTCCTTCAAGCGGTACGCGCCGTCCTTCGACTGGTCGACCGAGATCCACACCTCGGACCCCGAGTACTACAAGTGGAACCAGTGGCTGTTCCTCAAGATGTACGAGAAGGGCCTGGCGTACCGGAAGGACAGCTGGGTCAACTGGGACCCGGTGGACCAGACCGTGCTGGCCAACGAGCAGGTGCTGCCCGACGGCACCTCCGACCGCTCCGGCGCCGTCGTCGTCAAGAAGAAGCTGACGCAGTGGTACTTCAAGATCACGGACTACGCGGACCGGCTGCTCGACGACCTCAACCAGCTCGAGGGACGGTGGCCGTCGAAGGTCATCGCGATGCAGCGGAACTGGATCGGTCGCTCCGTCGGCGCCGACGTCGACTTCGTCATCGAGGGCCGTGACGAGCCGGTCACCGTCTTCACCACGCGTCCGGACACCATCCACGGCGTGACCTTCCTGGTCGTCGCCCCCGACTCCGACCTGGCCGCCGAGCTCGTCGACGACCCGTCCGTCGACGACGCCACCCGCGCCGCCTTCCAGGAGTACCTGGTCGCCACGCAGAAGGCGTCGGACATCGACCGGCAGAACGCCGACCGCCCGAAGACCGGGGTGCCGCTCGGCCGGACCGCGGTGCACCCGCTGACCGGGGAGCGCCTGCCGCTCTGGGCCGCCGACTACGTGCTGGCCGACTACGGACACGGTGCGGTCATGGCCGTGCCCGCGCACGACCAGCGCGACCTCGACTTCGCCCGCGCCTTCGACCTGCCCGTCACGGTCGTCGTCGACACGAACCAGCCCGTCACCGGTGCGATCCCGGTCATTCCCGAGGGCGCGACCCTCGAGGACCTGCCGTCGCTCGACCCCGCCACCACGGGCGAGGCGCTGACCGGCCAGGGACGGATGATCAACTCCGGCCCGCTCGACGGCATGAGCAAGCAGCACGCCATCACCGCGGCGATCGGCCTGCTCGAGGAACGCGGCACCGGCCGTGCCGCCAAGACCTACCGTCTGCGCGACTGGCTCATCTCGCGCCAGCGGTTCTGGGGCACCCCGATCCCGATCATCCACGGCGAGGACGGCAGCCAGTACCCGGTCCCCGAGGACCAGCTGCCCGTGGTCCTGCCCGACACCGAGGGTCTCGACCTCAAGCCGAAGGGCACCTCGCCCCTCGGTGGCGCGACCGACTGGGTGAATGTGCCGAACCCGGTCGACGGCAGCCCTGCGCGCCGCGATCCCGACACGATGGACACGTTCGTCGACTCGTCCTGGTACTTCCTGCGCTTCCTGTCCCCGCAGGACGAGACGCAGGCGTTCGACCCGGCGCTCGTGAACAAGTGGGCGCCCGTCGACCAGTACATCGGCGGCGTCGAGCACGCGATCCTGCACCTGCTGTACGCGCGCTTCGTCACGAAGGTGCTGTTCGACCTCGGCTACCTCGACTTCACCGAGCCGTTCTCGGCGCTGCTCAACCAGGGCATGGTGCTGTCCGGCGGCTCGAAGATGTCGAAGTCGAAGGGCGGCGTGTCCCTCGGCGACGAGCTCGACGCGCACGGTGTCGACGCGATCCGTCTGGTGATGGGCTTCGCGGGTCCGCCCGAGGACGACATCAACTGGGAGGACGTCTCGCCGGCAGCCTCCGCGCGCTTCCTGGCCCGTGCCTACCGGATCGCCGTCGACGTCACCTCGACGCCCGACGCGGTCTGGTCCACCGGCGACCGCGCCGTCCGGCAGGCGACCCACCGGTTCCTGGCCGATGCGCCCGGGCTGATGGAGTCGTTCAAGTTCAACGTCGTGATCGCGCGGCTCATGGACCTGGTGAACGTCACCCGCAAGGCGATCGACAGCGGCCCCGGTGCCGCCGACCCCGCCGTGCGTGAGGCTGCCGAGACGATCGCCCTCGGACTCAGTGTGTTCGCGCCCTACACCGGCGAGGAGATGTGGCAGACGCTCGGCTACGACTCCCCGGTGGCGACGTTCGGGTGGCGCAAGGCCGACCCGACCCTGCTCGTGCAGGAGACGCTGACCGCGGTCGTGCAGGTCAACGGCAAGGTGCGCGACTCGTTCGAGGTGTCGAAGTCGATCGAGGCGGACGAGCTCGAGCAACTCGCCCGGAGCTCGGCGGCGGTGCAGCGGTACATCGGTGACCGCGAGATCGTGAAGGTCATCGTCCGGGCGCCGAAGCTCGTCAACATCGCGATCAAGGGGTAG